GAAGAAGCAGCGCTGAATCCGATAAGCGCAGACACAAGCACCGTCCCGCCGGCTCGCCGCCCTAGAACCCGAACCAGTCTCCTGCTCACTGCCGCATTTCGAGCATCAGCACCACAGCAATCGCACCGAACACAATGTTCGGAATCCACGCCGCCATCGCCGGGCTGATTACGGGAGAGGTGCCGTATGCCCGGCATAGCTGGGTTGCTCCCCAGTACAGAAAGGAAACAAGCAGCCCGAGTCCAAGCCCGAACATCACACCGCCTTTACGCAGCCGTACCGACAACGGTAGTCCGAGCAGGACCACGATGAGTCCGATAAGCGAATAGGAGAACCGGTAGTGAAGCTCCACCTCTTCGTCCGCCACATCCTCGCCTGCTCGACGCATCTTGCCGATGTAGTGCGTAAGTTCCCGGGTCGAGGTCTCCTGCACTGGCCGGGAAATGCGCACGAAGTCTGCCGGCGTCTCCGTGATGCCAGAAAGCACCATGGTATCGGCAAGAAACATCCGTTCTGTCCCGTCTGATGCGAACTCACGGACCGTAACGTCGTAGCCGACCCAAACCCCAGCAGTATTCTGAATCCTGGATTTCGGATGACGGATGTCCGGAGCCGCGGCCCCGGTATCATCTGTTCCTGGGACTCTAGGAACGTAACGGGCGCTGGCGCCGTCAATCCGGCGTCGAACCTTGCGGTCTGACCCGAGCTCCTCAATCGAGAAACCGGTCATGACGCCGTTCGAGTCATACTCCCTGATACTGTAAACTCGGCCGCTCTCGCCAACGAAGAAGACATCGCGGCGCTTCACTGTCGTCTGTATCGCACGCTTCTCAATCTTGTAGCTGCGCAGGTCTGCCAACGCTGCGTTGGCCGGTATCGTCAGAAACTCGTTGCCGGCAAGGTACGCTGGCACCGTGGCGAGGCCGAACCCGACTGCCGGTGCAAACAGCCGCAGCGCCCGGACTCCGGCACTCTCAAGCGCGTGCAGTTCCCGATGCCGCGTCATCTGACCGTACACCACGAACACCGCCAGCAGCATGCTCACTGGATACAGGAGCGTCACCGCTGACGGCAGGATATAGACGTAGTAGAGCAACACCGTGAAGATGCTTACCTTCCGAGTCAGAAAGTAGTTCAGCTCCTCAAACAGGTCAATGAGCAGGTAGATGACCACGACCGAAAGCAGTGCAAGCAGCGTAAAACGCACGACCTCTCCAAGGATGTGGCGGTCAATCGTCTTCATCTGCGCATTCGACGCAGGTGGCCAACAATCTCCCGGACGAGTGATTTCTCGAAGAACGCCCGGGCCGCAAGTTCTGTAACCGGTAGCGTCAGGACAATATTCGGCAACCACATACCGAGGGACGGCGCCACCTTACCAGAATCAGCAAAGTTCTCGCCAGCAAGCAAAAGCACGTAGAACGCGGCAAAGAACACAAGTCCGACGATAAACCCGGTGCCGATCCCACCTCGGCGCAAGACTATTCCGAGCGGTGCCCCGAAAAGAACAAAAAAGAAACAAGAGAACGCCAGGGACAAACTCTTGTGGAACTCGGTCTCATAACGGCCGGTCTCCAGCCGCTTGTACTGCAGCCGCGTCATAAGCTCATCGAGCTTGAGCCGGCCAGGCTCGCTCTTTGCCTCGGCCCTTGCCGCTACCACCTTGGCGCTGATCTCGGCCTCGTCCTTGCGAAGCCTGCGAATCTGATCCAGAAGCTGCAGCAGGGTCATTTCCTGGTCACCCCGGAACTCCCGGTCGCGCCGGATTAGCTCCACGTCCAAGGCAACGTTGATGACATGCCTGCGAAAACTCAACCGGCGGTAATTGTTGCTGTCTCCAAGTTCATGCATCTCGCCGTCGTAGAGTGTCAGCACCATATACCGGTCGTCATCAGTATAGGCGATTTCGCCCTGCGGTGCAGTGACGAACCCGGGTGTTTTCTTACCCTGGCGGCGTTCAAATATCGCCACGTTCTTCACCCTCGACCGACGCTCGTCGATCGTCCCAATGTAGATGAGATAGTTTGCAAAATCGTCCATGAAGACACCTTCACGTACGCGCAGAGCCGGCTTCTTTCTTGCCACGTCGGTGAGAAGATTGCGGACGTTGTGCTGCGACTCCGGCACTGCAAACCCGTTGAACCCGACCATTACAACCATCAGGAGACAGCATACCGCTGCGGTCGGCAGGAAAACGCGCAGCACCGGGATACCCGCGGCACGGATTACCTTGATTTCGTTGTCCTCGGCCATCCGGCCAAAGGTTACCACACCTGCGATCAGCGTGCCGAGCGGTGTACATACGCTCACGACAAACGGCAGCGACAGCACCATGATTTCGCTTACCACGCTGACCGCCACGCCCTTGCGCACCAGCAAGTCTGCCAGCAGGAATAGCCGGTCCATGAGCAGGACGAACGCGAGGATAACAACTGCCAAAAAGAACGGCGGCACGAACTGCCTGAGCGCGTAACGTTGGAGTATGCTCATCCGGTCCCCGGCCGATAAGCCCGCGCCCGCGGCAACAGGGCCGATTGACTATTCTGAAATCGTCGTCTGTTGGCATTCATCCGCGGTTTCCTATTTCACGAGATGATACCGGCGGCCTGAGAAGCGTCAACGCATGCTTGACCTGTGGTACAACCTCTGCTATTCGAGCTCCGGGACCGCATGCGGCACCGGCTCAGCACCAGGACCGCCCGGCCTGCCCGAAGCCCTGAGCACAAAAAACACTGGTTTCTCGGTCTTGAACACATACCGGAATCGGTCCACGTCCTGCTTGAGTACCGGTGCGACGAACACGCGGAACAGATTCGTCCAGTAGAAATTGTCAAAGAGGATGTAGTCACACTTCTCGATTGCGGCCTTGACCGCGGCCTGGTCTCCGGTAAACGGCGGGCAGAAAGACCGGCGCCCGGACAGAAGGTAAACGAACTCCGGCTTGCGAGCCAGTATCACCCGGTCCTCCGGTACGTTGTCTCTTATCCACTCGATGCACTCAAAGTACCGACGCCAATCCAGGCTGTAGCCAGCGTACCGGTCGCCGGCAAGATACCTGATATTGTCCCCAACCGATTTCCTGGCGGCAAGTGCAAGCGCCACCATGTTGACCACAACCAGGACGCCGACTACCGCCGCCGCCAGGTACTTGCGCCTGAGCCGGTGTTCAAGCCAGCAAAGCCCGGCGACGATATACATGACTGCGAGCGGTGCGACTGGCAGGAAGAACCGTTCACCGGCCCACAGTGATGGCCAGCCAAACAGTACCGCGAATGCAAACACGAAATATGTCTCGACTATCGTCCACACCCGCACCACAACCGCAAACCCGAGCACCATCAGTCCGGAAAGCACGACGCCAACACCGACCGAAAACCAGCCGGGCTGAAGCACGGCGCAGAACTGCTGCGGTATCACTGCCGCAAAGTACTTCACTGCATTCTCCCCGATACGGACGACGAAGTCCTTCACCCCGGCCCGACCAAAGTCTGGGATGTACGGGTTCTTGGCAAAGAACTGCTCGAAATAGGACTGACCGGTACCAGCCCGGATTGCCCTTATCTCCCAAGGCACGAAAACAGCAAGAAACACAACAACGAATACCGCAAGATACCAGTACTGCTTCCTGAACACAAGCAGCAGTATAACCCCGAGCACAAGCGCAATCCCTGCGGTCCGCAACAAGAATCCGGCGATCGCACACGCAAACCCGGCCCAGTAGTTCACCCCTCCCATGTCCTCTGCCCTGAGCAGGAAATACACTGCGGCCATGGACACACTGAGGAACGGTATCTCGGTGAGGATATCATGATTGTACTTGATGAGCATCGGAATGGAGACAACCAAGGCCATTGCCAACCAACCCGGCTGCAGGAGCCGGTTGCCGTCCGAAGACCATGCCCTACTGTTCTTGCCAGCACCGGCCGCAGCAGCAGTCATGGCGAACCAAAGTCCGCATAGCCGGTACACGATGAACATCGCCAGCACACCCGACACTACAACAAGAACCTTATCCAGGAAGATATTCATTCTACCCGATATCTTCTCCAGGACTGCGAGGATGGCCGGGAAACCGGGAGGGTACTGCGTGTGCTCCGGCTGCTCGGGCAGGTAAACTGAACGGTACCCGGTGCCGCGTGCAAGCGAACCGGCCAGAATCAGATACACCGCATTGTCACCGCCGACCGAAAGCTTGGGGTCGAACAGAAGAATGGAAAAGAGGACGTACGCTCCCAGGAAGACAAGAAGCCACCTGTTCTTCACCAGCCAGTGCCTGTTCAAGACCGCAGCCGGTTTGCTCGCCAACCCTTGCCGTCCCGAGTCCCGCACCGTGTGCCGTGACATCATACCCAGTCCCTGACAGTAGCAACCGGCACAATCACCCCGGCCAGACGCTGCCCAGGAAGGGGTTCACAAGCAGCGCCCGGGCCATGGTGCCAGGCTCATTGTGACCAGGGTAGAGCATTGTATCACGGGGCAGAAGTGTCTGAAGTCGGCCGAGCGAGTACTGCATCTGAACTTCTGAACCACCTGGAAAATCGACCCGGCCGATCGAGTCAACAAACAGTGTATCCCCAGTAAAGGCAAACCCGTTGCCGATGAGCGTTATCCCACCCGGTGTATGGCCCGGAGTATGGACAACCCGCATCCGCTCGTTGCCCACGACAATTTCATCGCTATCGGCCAGCGTGCGGTCCGGACGAAGTGGCTCCATCCTGAAACCCACAAGAACCGCAAGACTCCGCTCCGGATGTGTAAGCATCACGGCGTCCAGTTCACCGATAAGCAACTGGGCCCCGGTCGCATCCAGCACCGGCTTGTCGGCTGCCACATGGTCAATATGACCGTGAGTATTGATGACGTACTTGACCCTCATCTTCTGACAGTCGTCTCTGGCCGCAACCAGCTCCTCGATTTTCCCAAGTATCAGCTCTGCGTCTCCCCCGGGATCAATAACTGCCAGTTCGTCGGCCGACATTAGTACGTAGCAGTTTGTTGCCAGCGGCCCGACTACCAGACGCTCGACCACACGCTGCCCCGGCTCTCCAGGTTCTCGACGGCTGGTCATTATTGGCTGAGCACTGGTCTGCTACCGGACCCTGCTATTCTTCAGGACGACCCTACGGTTCCTACCGCGGCCCGCAAAACTCCAGCCTTCAGCCGAAAGCAGCGCCTCCTTCATCAACCGCCCTCCGCCGAACCCGACAAGTCTGCCATCTACGCCTACCACCCGATGACACGGAACGAGCAGCGGAAACGGATTACGGGCCATCACCTGACCTACAGCCCGTGCCGCGTTCGGCCTTCCAGCCGCCTTGGCAAGTTCGGCATAAGTCATCACCCTACCCGGCCTGATACGGGCACACAAACCAATAACCTTGCGGGCAAATGTGCTAAGCCCTGAAGCATCCATGCGCAACACCCTGGGTGTTCCCTCCCCGCGCAGGACAGACAGAAGCCGAGGCCCGAGCTTTGGGTCCAACCGGGCCGACTTTGGCTTGGCACGCAGAACCACTCTGGCAACCCTGCCCCGGGACCAGACAACACGTACCAGACAAAACGGCGTGTGCGCAAGCCTGGTCACTTCTTGACCAGCGGTCGTCCTCATTGTCAAGTATCATACCCTGCCACCGACATGGGTCAAGCAAGACCGGTGCAACCTTACCGTTACTGTACTCCGTCCACTGGAAGTTCTCGGTCCGACTTCAAACCCCATCATCACAGCCCAGAGCACTCACCCCGGGCACGAGCAGGGTGGAACCAGGGACCACAAGGCACCGATGCAATGCACTTGACTTGGCGACCCTGGCAGCTAACTTTGGCCGTGCGTCCGTCGGCCCGTCTGTCAATAGCTTTCGCGCTATCTGGAGTGTAGGACCTGTTATCCAAAACGCACCGCATCCTCACGTTATCCTTGGGCGGTCTGACAATTGCGGCTGTACTCCTGTCCGGCTATGTATTCACCGTTCCCGGGTACCCCGCTGCGGTTGACATCTGGCCCCACCTTGTGCGTCAGACCGCGGTTGCTGATGCCATCCGGACCGGTCATTCGCCATTCTACACCTTCATGTTCTACTGCGGATTCCCCTTGCTGCGGTTCTACGGCCCGGTTTTCGCATTCCTCGGCGCTCTGCTCTCACTCGCCTTGCACGTCAACCAGCTCGCGGCACTCAAGACGCTGCTCTTCATTCTCCACCTCGGCTCGGCGGCTGCCATGTTCTTCTACCTTCGTCGTCTGACTGGCAGCCAGCGAACCCAGCCCCAGTTCGGCTCACCATGCTCCGCATTCAGCACTCAGGATTCTGCCCCAGCACTACTCGGTACGCTTGTCTATTCGATCGTTCCCTGGCGTGTGCTCAGCCTTGTGTATGACGCCAACTACCCGCAGGCACTCATCTACGTTCTACTTCCGCTTTCGTTCCTTGCCCTTGATGCGCTGCTCAACCGACCCACCCTGCCTCGAGCCGTACTCCTTGCCCTGGTCATCTGTACCGCGCTCACATCGCACACCGTGTTCGCTGTTTTCCTTGTCGTCTTTCTCGGCGTAGCCCTGGTCCTCGGTCTGTACGAGCAGCCGGCAACCAGCCAGCCCCGAATAGCCGGCCTTGCCGCGCTTTCCGGCCTGCTCGGACTCCTGCTCGCCGGATTCTACATCATCCCGTTCCTCGCCGAATTCCGCCAGCACGTGTTTCCACAACTGCCGCTCAATATCGGCACACCATCACTCCTCAGCCTTGTGTTCCCCTGGACAAAGTCCGGCCCGTACAACTATCTCGGCGCCGCAAACATCCTGCTTTTCGCCGCCGCAGTCGTCGTTCCCCTTGTCCGTGGCCGGTCCACACACTGTTGCTCAGTTCCTGTGCCTCATTCACCGTCCTTCCTTCCCGCCCTTATCTGCCTCATCGCCAGCCTGCTGCTGGTTCTGTTCTCGCCCCGTTTCGGATTGACTCGATCCCTGCTCAATTACGGGCTTCCGCCGCACCGCTTCCTCGTATTCACTGTGTTCTTCGCAACGGTTCTCATTGCCCTCGGCTGGTCCCGGGTTCTGCTATCTGACAAGCCTGCTCGTCGCTGGCTATTGCTTATTCCTGCTACTGTTCTCGTGCTCGCTGATTGCCTTCCCCACGTGCTCAATGTCCGCTTCTGGCAACCTGAGAAACTATTCCCGGTCCGACTTGAAGCCTACCGGCTGCTGTCATGGCAGCAGCCGACCCGGGTATATGACACCTACACTTCGGACGACCGGGTTGACGACTATGCCCGGCTTTCCTGCTATCCGGCAGCCGGGTTTTTGTTCGGCAACCTGCCAAACCTCCTGGGTCCACCCTATCACCAGTTTGCGCCCCGCTCAATGCTCTACGCCTATCCCTGGTCCAACCTGATTGCAGTGGACCTTGGTGACTCATCCCGCCGCGAACTGCGATCGGAGACAATGAAGGCTGTCCGGCTCCTGGGCATCTCCCACATCATCTCGCTACCCTGTATCATCGCAACCGAGAATAACTACACGAGCGTTATCACCAAGCCGGGCATCGCTTGGGACGACCGGTTCCTCGCTGCTGACCGTAAACCGCCAATCATCTTCGGCCCGACTGGTGCCGGACTGCTCCTTGCGTCAAACCGGCTCGTGCCGGTGCCGGCCGAGAGTCTGTTTCCGGCCCGTACATTCTTCTTCGCTCACGACTGGCTTACTCTACTCCAAGCCCTCGAACTCGATACCGCTGGTAACCGCATGAACTTCATCCCAGTGACCGAAGACCAGCCGCCCGACTCACTGCCCATTCTCGCTCCGCTCCGACTTGGGCCAACTTCGGTTGAGCACAACCGGCTTGGCATCCGATTCGAGGCCGGCTCTGACTGCTTCCTGCGGCTTGCGGTCAGCTACTACCCGGAACTCTCGGTTCTACTCGACGGCCGACCAGTCCGGTTTGGAGAGACCAAGGACCACTTCATCTGGCTTTGCTGCCCGGCCGGCGAGCACCGACTTGAAGTCCTGGCCCCTCTGACTCCGATCCGTCGCACCACCCTGGTATCCAGCGCCCTCACCCTGCTGCTGTGCCTTGTTCTGCTCTACCGGCCCTCACCCCGGCCCACTCGCCAACGGTCTTCCTAAACGCAGACCCGGCTGACCCCACTCCAGTCTCGCAAGAACTCTAGCTCGCTACAAGCTGTCCTGCCTCCTAGTGCAGCAACTTTTCGACTAGGCTCCTGTGACCGTTAGTACGATAGCTCCGGGTGTTACACTATGACGCAGGTGGGTTTTCGGGCTTTGTCCAAGGGGGTACGGTGCACCCCTGGGCGATTCCCTCTGTGATATCAAAAGCGAGGTCGAAACTGAAGTCGCACGGAAAGACGACTCCAACACCGCAATGGGAAACGTTTCTGAAACCGGTCCGGACAACTGAACCGGAAACAGCCGGGAAATCGTTTCTGACATCCCACTGGACAACGCTTCGGAAATCGGCCCCCAAAACGCTGTGGACAACGCACCTGAAAACCCTCCGGACAACGCTTCGGAAATCGGCCCTGAAATCCTTCCCGAAAACCATCCTGACATCGCTCCTGAAACCCTTATCCATATCGTATCCGGCACCGGCCCGGGAATCTGCTCCGCGCCCCTGACAACACTGGCTACAGCCGACCGGATGGCTCCGTTCATCCGGTCTTGGTAGTTCGGTCTCAGCCGCTAAAGCCGCCTGAGTTATGGGCAAGGAGCGATGACTAACAGGAAAACTGCGGGTAGTAACAAACGATGGGTATTGCGACGAGACCGTGCGTTCGTGCGGCTGCCGCCACTACTATGTCATTCCCCCTGACGCATCACACAATGTCCTTCCTCTTCAGCGCCACCGCGGTCAGTACCGTGAAGACCACAGCCAGCGTAACCAGCACCAATACGCCGGGGACTACTCCCAACGTCGGCATATCGGCGAACCACTGGTGAACGGTCCCTGGCGCGACTGGTGGGTTGTACTGACCAGGACCAGGACCAACCTCACCCACCGTCTTCGTACTGAAGTGCGACAACACGTCCAGTACCCACCGCGAAATCATGAAGCTGGACATGAACTTCATTGCCCCCAACTCGGATAGCTTCACCACCATCCCGGCGAACAGCACCTGGGGAATGAGGACCACCGGCACCAGCCCCATCGCGCCCTCCGACGAAGACAGCAAAGACGAAATCAGCAGTCCCATTGCGGAACCAGCCATTCCGCCCAGGGTCAGGAACGTCGTGTACCCGAGTATGCTTCCCGGCAGGTTGTCGACCATCAGCTTGACCACTGCGGACAGGACGAAGCACTGCAGAAGCAGAAACAGTGAGAGTACGAACGTCTTAGATAGTACGTACGGTGCGATTTTCAGGTTCACCATTCTCTCCCGGCGATATACTGAACGCTCGGACACTATCTCCCGGCACGAGTTGGTTGCGCCGAACCAGATGGCGGCCAGAGCCATCATGAAAAGCACGCCACCCATGTGAGCATACCCCTTGCCACCGAACACGAGACCGATAAGCACGGCGATTACCGGCGCCTGAGCAATGAGCACACCGGTGCCCGGGGCGTCCGCCAACTTTATCCGGCAGTAACGGCGCACCAGTATCCACCATTGGCGCAAACCGTTCGCTTGCTGCCGGCCGGTCTTCCTTCCCACGTTCGTCTTGACGCTTGACACTTCCATTCTGCCCGCCACGTACCGCGCGTAGTGGGCCGACTCGCGGAACCGTTTCTCCCAGTACTCGGCCGGCCAGTACATCTTCTCACCGCACACCTCACACTTCTCCAGCGGCCTCGTGGTCTTGGTATACATCTTGTCGCACTTCGGGCAGTACTTGCCCTGCAGAAAGAAAAGCACCTTGGGCGGGTAGTCTCGGCCCACCCCGAAATAGTCGAATACCTCCCGGCCCGGGCCGTAATAGACCAGCCTGCCTTCGTGCAGCAACAGTACCATATCAAGCGTCTCGAAGGTACGCGGGGATTCAACGTTGTGCGTGGTAAGGATAACACACCGACCTCGGCGCGATGCGTCGGCCAGTACCTCGGTCACTTCTTCTGCCTTGGCCGGGTCCAAACCGGATAAAGGCTCGTCCAGAAACAGGCAAGCCGGCTCGGTGATGAGCTCCTGCGCCAGATTCACGCGCTTGCGCTGCCCTCCAGAGATGCCACGTTTCTCCGGATCGCCGATGCGAACACTACGGCAGTCCTCCAGCCCGAGGTCAGCTATGACCTTGTCCACGCGACGTTTCACCTCTTCTTCAGAAGTATCCTCAGGCAGACGCAGTTTTGCCGTATAATAGAGTGACTGTTCCACGGTCAGTTCACGGTGGATGATGTCGTCCTGCGGAACGTAGCCGACGTTACCCCTTAGCATGTCGTAGTTCGCGTATAGGTCCAAACCTGAGAGCTCCACCCGGCCGGTCGCGGTGTGGTCGTATCCGGTGACGACATTGAGCAGTGTCGTCTTGCCCGAGCCGGACGGCCCTATCAGCCCGGTGAACTCGCTGGGCTCGGCTACGAAGGAGATTCCCCGGATGATGACCTTGTCCTTCACCGCCTTTCGTATGTCGCTGCAAACCAGCCGGGCGCGGCCGGCGTAGGACGACTGGCAGAACGAGCCCTCTTTCTCGAATACCAACACATAGGAACCGAGGTTGATGGTGTCGCCGACCGCAAGCCGCGCCTCCTTCACCCGGTATCCGTTCACGAAGGTACCGTTCGTCGAGCCCAGGTCATAGATGAAGGTCTGTCCATTG
This sequence is a window from candidate division WOR-3 bacterium. Protein-coding genes within it:
- a CDS encoding LptF/LptG family permease, with amino-acid sequence MKTIDRHILGEVVRFTLLALLSVVVIYLLIDLFEELNYFLTRKVSIFTVLLYYVYILPSAVTLLYPVSMLLAVFVVYGQMTRHRELHALESAGVRALRLFAPAVGFGLATVPAYLAGNEFLTIPANAALADLRSYKIEKRAIQTTVKRRDVFFVGESGRVYSIREYDSNGVMTGFSIEELGSDRKVRRRIDGASARYVPRVPGTDDTGAAAPDIRHPKSRIQNTAGVWVGYDVTVREFASDGTERMFLADTMVLSGITETPADFVRISRPVQETSTRELTHYIGKMRRAGEDVADEEVELHYRFSYSLIGLIVVLLGLPLSVRLRKGGVMFGLGLGLLVSFLYWGATQLCRAYGTSPVISPAMAAWIPNIVFGAIAVVLMLEMRQ
- a CDS encoding LptF/LptG family permease; this encodes MSILQRYALRQFVPPFFLAVVILAFVLLMDRLFLLADLLVRKGVAVSVVSEIMVLSLPFVVSVCTPLGTLIAGVVTFGRMAEDNEIKVIRAAGIPVLRVFLPTAAVCCLLMVVMVGFNGFAVPESQHNVRNLLTDVARKKPALRVREGVFMDDFANYLIYIGTIDERRSRVKNVAIFERRQGKKTPGFVTAPQGEIAYTDDDRYMVLTLYDGEMHELGDSNNYRRLSFRRHVINVALDVELIRRDREFRGDQEMTLLQLLDQIRRLRKDEAEISAKVVAARAEAKSEPGRLKLDELMTRLQYKRLETGRYETEFHKSLSLAFSCFFFVLFGAPLGIVLRRGGIGTGFIVGLVFFAAFYVLLLAGENFADSGKVAPSLGMWLPNIVLTLPVTELAARAFFEKSLVREIVGHLRRMRR
- a CDS encoding MBL fold metallo-hydrolase produces the protein MVERLVVGPLATNCYVLMSADELAVIDPGGDAELILGKIEELVAARDDCQKMRVKYVINTHGHIDHVAADKPVLDATGAQLLIGELDAVMLTHPERSLAVLVGFRMEPLRPDRTLADSDEIVVGNERMRVVHTPGHTPGGITLIGNGFAFTGDTLFVDSIGRVDFPGGSEVQMQYSLGRLQTLLPRDTMLYPGHNEPGTMARALLVNPFLGSVWPG
- a CDS encoding MGMT family protein, translating into MRTTAGQEVTRLAHTPFCLVRVVWSRGRVARVVLRAKPKSARLDPKLGPRLLSVLRGEGTPRVLRMDASGLSTFARKVIGLCARIRPGRVMTYAELAKAAGRPNAARAVGQVMARNPFPLLVPCHRVVGVDGRLVGFGGGRLMKEALLSAEGWSFAGRGRNRRVVLKNSRVR
- a CDS encoding FHA domain-containing protein gives rise to the protein MAKLRIIAGPKQGRVFEIPPAGILIGYRMEKLEQAAATRRAELGLPAEGQPLLLEARDEKHNISGLHCWVGLDKAGRVLVRDLGSTNKTYVGSSDVPVTEALVEQGQVVRLGKGGALRFRVEVDESEACRLTLPEGRVKSEEGEVKRKDVGERKAGGAQRPAGKVVHLDRDVLNIGRAQDNDLVLDYPQVSRHHCRIVRRNGQTFIYDLGSTNGTFVNGYRVKEARLAVGDTINLGSYVLVFEKEGSFCQSSYAGRARLVCSDIRKAVKDKVIIRGISFVAEPSEFTGLIGPSGSGKTTLLNVVTGYDHTATGRVELSGLDLYANYDMLRGNVGYVPQDDIIHRELTVEQSLYYTAKLRLPEDTSEEEVKRRVDKVIADLGLEDCRSVRIGDPEKRGISGGQRKRVNLAQELITEPACLFLDEPLSGLDPAKAEEVTEVLADASRRGRCVILTTHNVESPRTFETLDMVLLLHEGRLVYYGPGREVFDYFGVGRDYPPKVLFFLQGKYCPKCDKMYTKTTRPLEKCEVCGEKMYWPAEYWEKRFRESAHYARYVAGRMEVSSVKTNVGRKTGRQQANGLRQWWILVRRYCRIKLADAPGTGVLIAQAPVIAVLIGLVFGGKGYAHMGGVLFMMALAAIWFGATNSCREIVSERSVYRRERMVNLKIAPYVLSKTFVLSLFLLLQCFVLSAVVKLMVDNLPGSILGYTTFLTLGGMAGSAMGLLISSLLSSSEGAMGLVPVVLIPQVLFAGMVVKLSELGAMKFMSSFMISRWVLDVLSHFSTKTVGEVGPGPGQYNPPVAPGTVHQWFADMPTLGVVPGVLVLVTLAVVFTVLTAVALKRKDIV